The Geotalea uraniireducens Rf4 genome window below encodes:
- a CDS encoding IS481-like element ISGur11 family transposase, whose product MTEEQKQRVAVFRFGIIHDFVGGARLDHGERERLLREKCARKWEIPCSNQTRLSRSTILRWIGLYLKERGKLEALYPQGRNDRGMSRVLDQETGLALAQLRRQQPELTVPELVKQMHERRLVTDGVGLSLSTAYRFLHRHDLMGKQPAPVDRRKFEAELPNDLWQSDVMHGPMLLSGDKRRKTYLIAFIDDHSRLIPHGRFYLSEGVACFMSAFSDAVLRRGLPRKLYVDNGSAFRSRQLEYTAAALGIALVHARPYQPQGKGKIERFFKNVRTSFLPSFKGETLEEINEAFELWLNDYYHQRSHGSTGETPFKRFTSRMECLRPAPDNLKDYFRKTVRRLVNKDRSVVVDRRLFEAPVELIGKRVELLYFEESPEQVEIRCAEKSYGLLRQVDLHVNSRVKRDKNGQIELSGDGACESGRLWEGE is encoded by the coding sequence ATGACGGAAGAGCAGAAACAACGGGTGGCGGTGTTCCGTTTCGGGATCATCCACGACTTTGTAGGCGGCGCCCGCCTGGACCACGGCGAACGGGAGCGGCTTCTGCGGGAGAAGTGCGCCCGCAAATGGGAGATTCCCTGTTCCAATCAGACACGGCTTAGCCGCAGCACCATTCTGCGCTGGATCGGCCTTTACCTGAAGGAGAGGGGGAAGCTGGAAGCCTTGTACCCCCAGGGAAGAAACGACAGGGGTATGTCGCGTGTGCTGGACCAGGAGACGGGGCTCGCCTTGGCGCAACTGCGGCGTCAGCAGCCTGAGCTTACCGTTCCCGAGCTGGTCAAGCAGATGCACGAGCGCCGGCTGGTCACCGATGGGGTTGGCTTGAGCCTCTCCACCGCCTATCGGTTTCTGCACCGCCACGATCTGATGGGAAAGCAACCAGCCCCCGTGGACCGGCGCAAGTTCGAGGCGGAGCTTCCCAACGATCTGTGGCAGAGCGACGTGATGCACGGCCCCATGCTGTTAAGCGGCGACAAGCGGCGCAAGACATACCTCATCGCCTTCATCGACGACCACTCACGGCTGATTCCCCATGGGCGGTTCTACCTCTCGGAAGGAGTTGCCTGCTTCATGTCCGCCTTCTCCGATGCCGTGCTGAGAAGGGGGCTGCCAAGAAAGCTCTACGTGGACAACGGCTCGGCGTTTCGCTCCCGCCAGCTGGAATACACGGCCGCCGCCCTGGGCATCGCGCTGGTACACGCACGGCCCTATCAGCCACAGGGGAAAGGGAAGATCGAAAGGTTCTTCAAAAATGTGCGAACCAGCTTCCTGCCCTCCTTCAAGGGGGAGACTCTGGAAGAGATCAACGAAGCCTTCGAGTTGTGGCTTAACGACTACTATCATCAACGAAGCCACGGCTCCACGGGAGAGACCCCGTTCAAGCGCTTCACCTCCCGCATGGAGTGCCTGCGTCCGGCGCCCGACAACCTCAAGGATTACTTCAGGAAGACGGTGCGGCGGCTGGTGAACAAGGACCGCTCCGTGGTGGTGGACCGGCGGCTGTTCGAGGCTCCCGTGGAGCTCATCGGCAAGCGAGTGGAACTGCTCTACTTCGAGGAGAGCCCCGAGCAGGTGGAGATCCGCTGTGCGGAGAAGTCATATGGCCTCCTGCGCCAGGTGGATTTGCACGTCAACAGCCGGGTGAAAAGGGACAAGAATGGCCAGATCGAACTGTCAGGCGACGGTGCCTGCGAGAGCGGCAGGCTGTGGGAGGGAGAGTGA